A genomic window from Salvia miltiorrhiza cultivar Shanhuang (shh) chromosome 5, IMPLAD_Smil_shh, whole genome shotgun sequence includes:
- the LOC130985975 gene encoding protein ENDOSPERM DEFECTIVE 1-like, with protein MGDQTGGAAADTASAPPAPPLPHRRPRVREVSSRFMSPLVQSNSTPAPTPHPSDFPRTKSVHRRHPSKTDENFNPEPNRGSLDKLSAAISTIQRKQHQQQQRVNSKDHHQSEVRVSSRPDTPIATGTDRIVPSRFRQSVHRSNSLSSSNNGCSAVTAAARLLQEATSDVENKLSRISTSSVDDSDSCSATTSNQGSSSCPNSPLCVPVTKLRSATDVRSSMPDVDKWLTDRNFENSGKDCARSLNFSSFSKIGGGGVSRPPHPSSCIRSAIDSRKGRKASNHQDEVHSLKMMSNHYLQWRLANAKAEASIQAQKQETERKFSSLQGNISDLRDIVKKKRIQLAVLRGIKTLTTVVEAQVPYLEEWSTLEEDYSSSLSGAANALLSSSVRLPVSGDVRADVGELEEALSSASKVVESIGSHIQRFIHKAEGIDNLVSEVARMVGGEKALTEECGYLLSKTCSSQVNECSLRGALMQLNDCKNRRSHKSEELVSS; from the exons atgggCGACCAAACCGGTGGAGCTGCAGCCGACACGGCGTCGGCGCCACCAGCTCCGCCGCTTCCACACCGCCGTCCAAGAGTGAGAGAAGTCAGTTCTCGGTTCATGTCGCCTTTAGTCCAATCCAATTCAACCCCAGCCCCGACTCCTCACCCTTCCGATTTTCCACGCACCAAATCCGTACACCGCCGCCATCCCTCTAAAACCGACGAGAATTTTAACCCGGAGCCAAACCGCGGCAGCCTAGACAAACTGTCTGCGGCCATCTCAACGATACAGAGAAAACAGCATCAGCAACAGCAACGAGTGAATTCAAAAGATCACCATCAGTCTGAGGTAAGGGTTTCGTCGAGACCGGACACGCCGATAGCAACCGGCACGGATAGAATTGTTCCGTCCAGATTCAGGCAAAGCGTCCACCGTTCAAATTCGCTGAGTAGTAGCAATAACGGATGCTCCGCCGTTACTGCCGCCGCGAGGCTGCTGCAGGAGGCCACATCCGATGTAGAGAATAAGCTGTCTAGGATTTCGACATCCAGCGTCGATGATTCGGATTCCTGCAGTGCCACCACTTCGAATCAGGGGAGTTCCTCGTGCCCTAACTCGCCGCTCTGCGTGCCGGTTACCAAGCTGCGGAGCGCAACAGACGTGCGGTCTTCCATGCCGGATGTGGACAAATGGCTCACAGATAGGAATTTCGAGAATTCCGGCAAGGATTGTGCACGATCGCTGAACTTTTCGTCTTTCTCGAAGATCGGCGGCGGAGGTGTTTCACGGCCTCCGCATCCGTCGTCGTGTATTAGATCTGCAATAGATTCGAGGAAAGGAAGGAAGGCGTCTAATCATCAGGATGAAGTGCATTCTCTCAAGATGATGAGTAACCATTATCTGCAATGGCGACTTGCAAATGCAAAGGCCGAAGCTTCCATTCAAGCTCAGAAGCAGGAAACTGAG AGAAAATTCTCTTCACTCCAAGGCAATATTTCGGATTTACGCGATATTGTAAAGAAGAAACGCATTCAACTTGCAGTACTGCGAGGAATTAAGACTTTGACTACAGTAGTTGAAGCTCAA GTGCCATATCTAGAGGAGTGGTCTACTCTGGAAGAGGATTACTCGAGTTCTCTATCAGGTGCAGCAAATGCATTGCTGAGTTCCTCAGTTAGACTTCCAGTCAGTGGTGATGTGCGG GCTGATGTTGGGGAGCTAGAGGAAGCTCTAAGCTCAGCTTCCAAGGTGGTTGAGTCCATAGGTTCTCATATTCAGAGATTTATCCACAAG GCTGAAGGAATTGATAATTTAGTTTCTGAAGTAGCTAGGATGGTAGGTGGAGAAAAAGCTCTAACTGAGGAGTGTGGATATCTGCTCTCCAAGACTTGCTCATCGCAG GTGAATGAGTGCAGCCTAAGGGGAGCTCTGATGCAATTGAATGACTGCAAAAATCGTCGATCCCATAAGAGTGAAGAATTAGTTTCTTCATAA
- the LOC130985976 gene encoding sodium/hydrogen exchanger 6-like has protein sequence MEELRISPADPRGSPAKEQQAAGVGILLQIMMLVLSFVLGHVLRRHRFYYLPEASASLLIGLIVGGLANVSNTENSIRSWFNFHEEFFFLFLLPPIIFQSGFSLQPKPFFSNFGAIVTFAIFGTFVASMVTGILVYLAGVSYLIYRLPFVECLMFGALISATDPVTVLSIFQELGTDVNLYALVFGESVLNDAMAISLYRTMSLVRSHMSSDQNFFMVVVRFLETFVGSMSAGVGVGFTSALLFKYAGLDIDNLQNLECCLFVLFPYFSYMLAEGLGLSGIVSILFTGIVMKHYTFSNLSDKSQKFVSAFFHLISSLAETFIFIYMGFDIAMEQHSWSHIGFIFFSILFIGIARAANVFSCAYLVNMVRPAHRKISMKHQKALWYSGLRGAMAFALALQSVHDLPEGHGQTIFTATTAIVVLTVLLIGGSTGTMLEALEVVGDAHETPLGESFDANNGYIAPTYEGESSSGNRFKMRLSEFRKSTASFTELDRNYLTPFFTTQSGEEDENDDIFSDNGRGTYH, from the exons ATGGAAGAATTGCGCATATCTCCGGCCGATCCGAGGGGAAGTCCGGCGAAAGAGCAGCAGGCCGCCGGCGTTGGAATTCTTCTTCAGATAATGATGCTCGTCTTATCGTTTGTTCTCGGCCACGTTCTCCGCCGCCATCGCTTTTATTACCTTCCCGAAGCTAGTGCTTCCCTTTTGATCG GTTTGATCGTGGGTGGACTGGCCAATGTTTCCAATACGgagaatagcatcag GTCATGGTTCAATTTCCATGAGGAGTTCTTTTTCTTGTTCCTGTTGCCCCCAATTATATT TCAGTCAGGGTTCAGTCTTCAACCT AAACCATTCTTTTCTAACTTTGGCGCCATAGTCACATTTGCAATTTTTGGAACTTTTGTTGCTTCCATGGTCACTGGCATTTTGGT ATACCTTGCCGGAGTATCATATCTCATCTACAGACTTCCTTTTGTTGAATGTCTGATGTTTGGTGCACTTATCTCAGCTACGGATCCTGTCACTGTTCTGTCTATATTTCAG GAGCTTGGTACAGATGTGAATCTCTATGCTTTGGTCTTTGGAGAATCTGTGCTAAATGATGCA ATGGCAATTTCTTTGTATAG AACAATGTCATTGGTGAGGAGTCACATGTCATCAGATCAAAACTTTTTCATGGTAGTGGTCAGATTTCTTGAGACTTTTGTTGGCTCGATGTCAGCAG GGGTTGGAGTTGGATTTACTTCTGCTTTA CTTTTCAAATATGCTGGTCTGGATATTGATAA TCTTCAGAACTTGGAGTGCTGCTTATTTGTTCTTTTCCCATATTTCTC ATACATGCTAGCCGAAGGGCTTGGTCTCTCGGGTATCGTGTCAATATTATTCACAGGAATT GTCATGAAGCACTACACTTTCTCAAACTTGTCAGACAAATCTCAGAAATTTGTATCTGCATTTTTCCATTTAATATCATCATTGGCCGAGACTTTCAT ATTTATATATATGGGATTTGACATTGCCATGGAACAACACAGCTGGTCTCATATTGGATTCATCTTTTTTTCAATT TTATTCATTGGAATTGCAAG GGCTGCAAATGTATTCTCATGTGCTTATTTGGTCAATATGGTTAGACCTGCGCATAGAAAAATATCAATGAAGCATCAGAAAGCACTTTGGTATAGTG GGCTCCGAGGGGCCATGGCATTTGCGCTGGCCCTGCAATCGGTTCATGATCTTCCAGAGGGTCACGGTCAGACGATATTCACTGCGACAACTGCAATTGTTGTTTTGACG GTTTTGCTGATAGGAGGATCAACAGGAACCATGCTGGAAGCCTTGGAAGTTGTTGGTGATGCTCATGAGACCCCATTGGGTGAA AGCTTTGATGCAAACAATGGCTACATAGCTCCTACTTACGAGGGGGAATCATCATCTGGAAACCGGTTTAAGATGAGACTTAGTGAGTTCCGTAAAAG CACTGCATCTTTCACTGAACTTGACAGGAACTACCTTACCCCATTTTTTACAACTCAAAGTGGTGAAGAAGATGAGAACG ATGATATTTTCAGCGATAACGGGAGAGGAACTTATCATTGA